GGTTCCCCTTTCTCGACTGGCCCCGGCCCGACCTCGGCACGCTCAACGGCGAACTGTGGGCCGGCATCACGGTCGGCCTGATGGTGATCCCGCAGGGCGTCGCCTACGCGGGCCTGGCCGGCATGCCGCTGGTGACCGGCATCTATGCGTCGATGCTGCCGGCGCTGGTCGCGGTGCTGTGGAGTTCGTCGGTCCGGCTCTCGGTCGGGCCGACGGCGCTCTCTTGCCTGCTGGTGTATTCGTCGCTGATCGATCTGGCGCAGCCGGGCAGCACGGAATGGGTCAACCTCGCGGTCTGGCTTGCGCTGCTGTCGGGCCTGGCCCAGGTGGTGCTCGGCTGCGTGCGTTTCGGCTGGCTGCTGAACGTGGTCAGCTCGCCGGTGCTGATGGGCTTCACGCAGGCGGCGGCGATCCTGATTCTGGCTTCGCAGGTCCCGGCGCTGTTCGGCTTTCGCAGCGGCTGGAGCCGGATGATTGCGCACCCGGATCTGCATTGGCTCGCCGCGCTGTTCGGCCTGGCCAGCCTCGCGGCGCTGATCGTCTCGCGCCGCTTCGCGCCGCGCTTTCCGGCGGTGGTGCTGGTGGTGCTCGCCGCGTCGGGCTTGAGCGCGCTGATCGGCTTCGAGGCCGGCGGCGGCCGCGTCGTCGGCCAGCTCGCGGCCGGCCTGCCGGCGCTCCACATTCCATCCGCGCTGCCGTGGGCCACGTTCGGGCAACTGGTGGTTCCGGTGCTGGTGATCACGCTGGTGAGCTTCCTCGAAACCGCGTCGAGCGCGAAGGTCGACAGCCAGCGCGGCGGCAAGCGCTGGAACCAGGACCAGGACCTGATCGGCCAGGGCTTGGCGAAGATCGCGTCCGGCCTGTGCGGGGCGTTTCCGACCAGCTCGTCGTTCTCGCGCTCGGCGCTGAACCTCTACGCCGGCGCGAAGACCGGCTGGGCCACGATCGTCTCGGTCGCCGTGGTGCTGCTGGTGCTGCTGTTCCTCACGCCGGTGCTGCGCTACGTTCCGCAGGCGGTGTTGGGCGCGGTGGTGGTCGCGGCCACCTACGGCCTGCTGAAACCCTCCGCTTTCGCCCGGGTCTGGCGCGTCTCGCGCGTCGAGGCGCTGATCGCCGCCGTCACGTTCGCGGTGACCGTGCTGACCGCGCCCAACCTGTACTGGGGCGTGATCGCCGGCATGCTGATGAGCCTCAGCCATTTCCTCTATCAGCGGCTGCACCCGCGCATCGTCGAGGTCGGTCTGCACCCGGACGGCAGCC
This genomic interval from Burkholderiaceae bacterium contains the following:
- a CDS encoding Sulfate transporter family protein — protein: MNARRWRLGRWFPFLDWPRPDLGTLNGELWAGITVGLMVIPQGVAYAGLAGMPLVTGIYASMLPALVAVLWSSSVRLSVGPTALSCLLVYSSLIDLAQPGSTEWVNLAVWLALLSGLAQVVLGCVRFGWLLNVVSSPVLMGFTQAAAILILASQVPALFGFRSGWSRMIAHPDLHWLAALFGLASLAALIVSRRFAPRFPAVVLVVLAASGLSALIGFEAGGGRVVGQLAAGLPALHIPSALPWATFGQLVVPVLVITLVSFLETASSAKVDSQRGGKRWNQDQDLIGQGLAKIASGLCGAFPTSSSFSRSALNLYAGAKTGWATIVSVAVVLLVLLFLTPVLRYVPQAVLGAVVVAATYGLLKPSAFARVWRVSRVEALIAAVTFAVTVLTAPNLYWGVIAGMLMSLSHFLYQRLHPRIVEVGLHPDGSLRERERWQLPPLAPRVYAVRMDAALDFASAADFERVLTEHLGNAPDTEHLCLFAGSINRIDATGVECFAQLRHTLAERDIVLHIAGMKLPVEIALQRSGDLGEGPLLRLYRTDAEALQAMREIAASTDSAPAVADANAEALRP